One region of Natrinema salaciae genomic DNA includes:
- a CDS encoding translation initiation factor IF-2 subunit alpha codes for MKYSGWPDPGELVVGKIDEIEDFGVFVDLEEYEDKRGLIHISEVASGWIKNVRDHVREGQIAVCKVLDVDESSQQIDLSLKDVNDHQRSDKIQEWKNEQKADNWMELAFGEEIDDEDYTAIANELIAIHGGLYEGFKQAAIHGEEALEDTDLDDGEIESIVDTARENVSVPYVNVTGYVDLENPTETGVDGIREALEAAEGNGEVPEEVDLEVSYVGAPEYRITVQAPNYKTAESQLEESAQRAVTAIEGHGGTGAYHRERRTDDE; via the coding sequence ATGAAGTACAGCGGCTGGCCCGATCCCGGCGAACTCGTCGTCGGCAAGATCGACGAAATCGAGGACTTCGGCGTCTTCGTCGATCTCGAGGAGTACGAGGACAAGCGCGGCCTGATCCACATCTCCGAAGTCGCGAGCGGCTGGATCAAGAACGTCCGCGATCACGTCCGCGAGGGCCAGATCGCCGTCTGCAAGGTCCTTGACGTCGACGAGAGCTCGCAGCAGATCGATCTCTCGCTGAAGGACGTCAACGACCACCAGCGCTCCGACAAGATTCAGGAGTGGAAAAACGAGCAGAAGGCCGACAACTGGATGGAGCTGGCCTTCGGCGAGGAGATCGACGACGAGGACTACACCGCCATCGCCAACGAACTGATCGCCATCCACGGCGGCCTCTACGAGGGCTTCAAGCAGGCCGCGATCCACGGCGAGGAGGCGCTCGAGGACACCGATCTCGACGACGGGGAAATCGAGTCGATCGTCGATACGGCCCGCGAGAACGTCTCGGTGCCGTACGTCAACGTCACCGGCTACGTCGACCTCGAGAATCCCACCGAGACCGGCGTCGACGGGATCCGCGAGGCCCTCGAAGCGGCCGAAGGCAACGGCGAGGTCCCCGAGGAAGTCGATCTCGAAGTGAGCTACGTCGGCGCGCCCGAGTACCGAATCACGGTACAGGCCCCGAACTACAAGACCGCCGAGTCCCAGCTCGAGGAGAGCGCACAGCGTGCGGTTACCGCGATCGAAGGGCACGGCGGGACCGGGGCGTACCACCGAGAGCGCCGAACCGACGACGAGTAA
- a CDS encoding HAH_0734 family protein: MKQLIIHGDPGIRNGAIVRYEGEEVVCFGINRNGEYHGPDRVQLWCTVGSEGEYEDYEKRNFTPHFLDVDRVDAEDVEVVRAKSDLAV; this comes from the coding sequence ATGAAGCAGCTCATCATCCACGGCGATCCCGGGATCCGAAACGGAGCGATCGTCCGGTACGAGGGGGAGGAGGTCGTCTGTTTCGGGATCAATCGAAACGGCGAGTACCACGGCCCCGATCGGGTCCAGCTCTGGTGTACCGTCGGCTCCGAGGGCGAGTACGAGGACTACGAGAAGCGAAACTTCACGCCGCACTTCCTCGACGTGGACCGCGTCGACGCCGAGGACGTCGAGGTCGTCCGCGCGAAAAGCGACCTCGCGGTCTGA
- a CDS encoding proteasome assembly chaperone family protein: protein MDELEIDAVAEVELDDPVLVEGLPGVGHVGTLAVEHLLEELEGESTLVRRIYAREFPPQVSVEDGISELTCAEIYAVDVPEGRDLLLLTGDHQAQSNEGHYTLTDAFLDIAAEFGANEIYALGGVPTGELIDEYAVVGAVSDESMLEALEDAGVEFREDEPAGGIVGVSGLLLGLGERRGFEASCLMGETSGYLVDPKSARAVLEVLENVLGFELDYESLDERADEMEDVIGKIQEMEQQQQMDVPTDDDLRYIG, encoded by the coding sequence ATGGACGAACTCGAGATCGACGCAGTCGCCGAGGTCGAACTGGACGACCCCGTCCTCGTCGAGGGGTTGCCGGGAGTCGGACACGTCGGCACCCTTGCCGTCGAACACCTGCTCGAGGAACTCGAGGGGGAGAGTACGCTCGTACGGCGGATCTACGCCCGGGAGTTCCCACCCCAGGTCAGCGTCGAGGACGGCATTTCGGAGCTAACCTGTGCCGAGATCTACGCCGTCGACGTTCCCGAGGGGCGGGATCTGCTGCTGTTGACCGGCGACCATCAGGCCCAGAGCAACGAGGGCCACTACACGCTGACCGACGCCTTCCTCGACATCGCCGCGGAGTTCGGCGCGAACGAAATCTACGCGCTCGGCGGCGTCCCCACCGGCGAACTCATCGACGAGTACGCCGTCGTCGGCGCCGTCAGCGACGAGTCGATGCTCGAGGCGCTCGAGGACGCGGGCGTCGAGTTCCGCGAGGACGAACCAGCCGGCGGGATCGTCGGCGTCTCCGGGCTCCTGCTCGGCCTCGGCGAGCGCCGCGGGTTCGAGGCCAGCTGCCTGATGGGCGAGACCAGCGGCTATCTCGTCGACCCCAAGAGCGCCCGCGCGGTGCTCGAAGTGCTCGAGAACGTGCTCGGCTTCGAACTCGACTACGAGTCCCTGGACGAACGGGCCGACGAGATGGAGGACGTCATCGGCAAGATCCAGGAGATGGAACAGCAACAGCAGATGGACGTGCCGACCGACGACGACCTGCGATACATCGGGTAA
- a CDS encoding ABC transporter ATP-binding protein, producing MTLLEVEDLVVQFYTDDGVVRAVDGISYELRAGETLGLVGESGAGKSVASLALLRLIRAPGEIVRGEIRFGGRDLLACSDDELRAIRGSEIAMVFQDPDAALNPVYTVGEQIAEAIRTHEDVSDAEARERAIDLLERVGIPDAPARYADYPHEFSGGMQQRVVIAMALSCDPDLLVCDEPTTGLDVTVQAGILELLADLAAQSDTAIQLVTHDLGIVAELCDRVLVQYAGEIVERAPVEELYYDPKHPYTVGLLASIPRLGDDSERLATVPGTAPSLVDPPTGCRFHPRCPYAEESCARRHPPLVETDTEPSAGDADPDPDPETHLAACLEYTGELEDGLDYEVRVRDGDRRERESNREPNGDERRGDSR from the coding sequence GTTCTACACGGACGACGGCGTGGTCCGGGCGGTCGACGGGATTAGCTACGAACTCCGTGCCGGCGAGACGCTCGGCCTGGTCGGCGAGAGCGGGGCCGGCAAGAGTGTCGCCAGCCTCGCGCTGCTTCGCCTGATCCGGGCCCCCGGCGAGATCGTCCGCGGCGAGATCCGGTTCGGGGGACGGGACCTGCTCGCGTGTTCGGACGACGAGCTCCGGGCGATCCGGGGCAGCGAGATCGCGATGGTGTTTCAGGACCCCGACGCGGCACTCAACCCGGTCTACACCGTCGGCGAACAGATCGCCGAAGCGATCCGCACCCACGAGGACGTGTCCGACGCCGAGGCCCGCGAGCGGGCGATCGACCTCCTCGAGCGGGTCGGTATCCCGGACGCCCCCGCGCGGTACGCGGACTATCCCCACGAGTTCTCCGGCGGGATGCAACAGCGGGTCGTCATCGCGATGGCGCTGTCCTGCGACCCCGATCTGCTCGTCTGCGACGAACCGACGACCGGGCTCGACGTCACCGTGCAGGCCGGCATCCTCGAGTTGCTCGCGGACCTCGCGGCGCAGTCCGACACGGCGATTCAGCTGGTCACGCACGACCTCGGGATCGTCGCGGAGCTGTGCGATCGGGTGCTGGTGCAGTACGCCGGCGAGATCGTCGAACGCGCGCCGGTCGAGGAGCTGTACTACGATCCCAAACACCCCTACACCGTCGGGTTGCTGGCCTCGATCCCGCGACTCGGCGACGACAGCGAGCGCCTCGCGACGGTCCCCGGAACGGCACCGTCCCTCGTCGACCCGCCGACCGGCTGTCGGTTCCATCCGCGCTGTCCGTACGCCGAGGAATCCTGTGCCAGACGCCACCCGCCGCTCGTCGAGACGGACACGGAGCCGTCGGCCGGCGACGCCGATCCAGATCCCGATCCCGAGACACACCTCGCCGCCTGTCTCGAGTACACCGGGGAGCTCGAGGACGGGCTCGACTACGAGGTGCGGGTGCGGGACGGCGACCGCCGCGAACGCGAGTCGAACCGGGAGCCGAACGGGGACGAACGGCGGGGTGACTCGCGATGA
- a CDS encoding ABC transporter ATP-binding protein: MTTAGDDPLLRAEGLEKYYETADGVLDRLFGRSETVRAVDGVDLEIREGETLGLVGESGCGKTTLGRTLLRLLEPTGGTITYRGTELTDCAPSQLRALRTEIQYVFQNPTASLNPQLTVADIVGEALAVHDIVPDDRRDERVRELLETVGLRADHAARYPREFSGGQRQRIGIARALAVEPDLIVCDEPVSGLDVSVQARILNLLADLQDQFGLSYLFIAHDLSVVDHIADRVAVMYLGGLVEVGTTAEVFADPSHPYTEALLSAIPEPDPRWEGDRIVLEESVPSPTDPPSGCRFHTRCPKVIPPAAYDLETDTFRAIMALRSRLAETDPDTLHSRLDDRDDAAAALRDAHGIPRRLHDPDADAVLTDALEAAVAGDLERARRRLAAAFETPCETTAPELTAGTADHPIACHRFDERFAAETDSNENRTRSNGTRSDHAQ, encoded by the coding sequence ATGACGACGGCCGGCGACGACCCGCTGCTCCGGGCAGAGGGGCTCGAGAAGTACTACGAGACGGCCGACGGGGTTCTCGATCGGCTGTTCGGCCGCAGCGAGACCGTTCGAGCGGTCGACGGCGTCGACCTCGAAATCCGCGAGGGCGAGACGCTCGGCCTGGTCGGCGAGAGCGGCTGCGGGAAGACGACGCTCGGGCGAACCCTCCTCCGATTGCTCGAGCCGACCGGCGGGACGATCACCTACCGCGGGACCGAGCTCACGGACTGCGCGCCGTCCCAGCTTCGGGCGTTGCGGACCGAAATCCAGTACGTCTTCCAGAACCCCACGGCCAGTCTCAACCCGCAACTGACGGTCGCCGATATCGTCGGCGAAGCCCTCGCGGTCCACGATATCGTTCCCGACGATCGGCGCGACGAGCGCGTTCGGGAACTGCTCGAGACGGTCGGGCTCCGGGCCGATCACGCCGCCCGGTACCCACGGGAGTTCTCCGGCGGCCAGCGACAGCGGATCGGCATCGCTCGCGCGCTCGCCGTCGAACCCGATCTGATCGTCTGTGACGAGCCGGTCTCCGGGCTCGACGTCTCGGTCCAGGCCCGAATCCTCAACCTGCTGGCCGACCTGCAGGACCAGTTCGGGCTCTCGTACCTGTTTATCGCCCACGACCTCTCGGTCGTCGACCACATCGCCGACCGGGTGGCCGTGATGTACCTCGGCGGACTCGTCGAGGTCGGGACGACCGCCGAGGTCTTCGCGGACCCGTCCCATCCCTACACCGAAGCGCTGCTGTCGGCGATCCCGGAGCCCGACCCTCGCTGGGAGGGCGACCGGATCGTCCTCGAGGAGTCCGTCCCCTCGCCGACCGATCCGCCGTCGGGCTGTCGATTCCACACGCGGTGTCCGAAGGTCATCCCGCCTGCGGCGTACGACCTCGAGACGGACACGTTCCGCGCGATTATGGCGCTTCGGAGCCGACTCGCCGAGACGGACCCCGACACGCTGCACTCGCGACTCGACGACCGCGACGACGCCGCGGCGGCGCTCCGAGACGCCCACGGAATCCCCCGTCGGCTCCACGATCCGGACGCCGACGCCGTCCTCACTGACGCGCTCGAGGCCGCGGTGGCCGGTGATCTCGAGCGTGCGCGTCGCCGTCTCGCGGCGGCGTTCGAGACGCCCTGCGAGACGACCGCGCCGGAACTGACGGCAGGCACGGCCGACCATCCGATCGCCTGCCATCGCTTCGACGAGCGATTTGCCGCCGAGACCGACTCGAACGAGAACCGCACGCGTTCGAACGGGACCCGATCCGATCATGCACAGTAA
- a CDS encoding GtrA family protein, translating to MSDSLSEAVRMRVRALCSTARFGQFAGVGTVGAIVDNVVLFALVDGTWLGLGPAKVVSWELGIAVIFVINERWTFASHGQVGLRALGRRFLRSNAVRFAGFLVTLAVLTVLTERFGVWFLIANVIGIGVGFFVNYTCESLYTWQVHQE from the coding sequence ATGAGTGATTCCCTGTCAGAGGCCGTCCGGATGCGAGTTCGCGCGCTGTGTTCGACGGCACGGTTCGGTCAGTTCGCCGGCGTCGGGACGGTCGGTGCGATCGTCGACAACGTCGTCCTCTTCGCGCTCGTCGACGGGACGTGGCTCGGACTGGGGCCCGCGAAGGTCGTCTCCTGGGAACTCGGCATCGCGGTCATCTTCGTGATCAACGAACGGTGGACGTTCGCGAGTCACGGACAGGTCGGGCTGCGAGCGCTGGGACGGCGATTCCTCCGCTCGAACGCGGTGCGATTCGCCGGCTTCCTGGTGACGCTGGCAGTCCTGACGGTGCTGACCGAACGGTTCGGCGTCTGGTTCCTGATCGCGAACGTGATCGGGATCGGCGTCGGCTTCTTCGTCAACTATACTTGTGAGAGTCTCTACACTTGGCAGGTCCATCAGGAGTAG
- a CDS encoding DUF7344 domain-containing protein, producing MESTEAFRVLASADRQYLLHELAEQNGESTVGELSRRVAVRRHRTTCKNVTGAEIDRARVRLVHIHVPQLVERGVIDVDRQNGCVAFTEDENVDLLFEAAEELDEWPPEPELSHPP from the coding sequence GACGGAGGCGTTCAGAGTGCTCGCCAGCGCCGACCGTCAGTACCTACTCCACGAACTCGCCGAGCAGAACGGGGAGAGCACCGTCGGGGAGCTCTCGCGACGGGTCGCCGTCCGGAGACATCGGACCACGTGCAAGAACGTCACCGGGGCGGAAATCGACCGCGCTCGCGTCCGGCTGGTCCACATCCACGTTCCGCAGCTCGTAGAGCGGGGCGTAATCGACGTCGACCGACAGAACGGCTGCGTCGCGTTCACCGAGGACGAGAACGTCGACCTGCTGTTCGAGGCCGCCGAGGAACTCGACGAATGGCCCCCGGAGCCGGAGCTATCCCATCCGCCGTAA
- a CDS encoding RNA-protein complex protein Nop10 encodes MKSDIRVCSAWRGVHDRPVYTLSDTCPDCGAEAVNSAPAPFDPADPYGEYRRALKRRRR; translated from the coding sequence ATGAAATCCGACATTCGGGTGTGTTCGGCGTGGCGCGGAGTCCACGACCGCCCGGTGTACACTCTTTCTGATACCTGTCCTGACTGTGGTGCCGAGGCGGTCAACAGCGCGCCAGCGCCGTTCGACCCGGCCGATCCGTACGGCGAGTACCGACGCGCTCTTAAACGTCGCCGCCGCTGA
- a CDS encoding 50S ribosomal protein L44e: MQMPRRFNTYCPHCNEHHEHEVEKSRTGRSSGMKWDARRTRRNSASIGNSGRFSKVPGGEKPTKKTDLKYRCSECGRAHLREGWRAGRLEFQE; encoded by the coding sequence ATGCAGATGCCACGCCGATTCAATACGTACTGTCCGCACTGTAACGAACACCACGAGCACGAAGTCGAGAAGTCTCGAACCGGCCGCTCGAGCGGGATGAAGTGGGACGCTCGCCGAACGCGGCGCAACAGCGCCTCGATCGGGAACTCCGGTCGCTTCTCCAAGGTGCCGGGTGGCGAGAAGCCGACGAAGAAGACCGACCTCAAATACCGCTGCAGCGAGTGCGGCAGGGCCCACCTCCGTGAGGGATGGCGCGCCGGCCGACTCGAGTTCCAGGAGTGA
- a CDS encoding 30S ribosomal protein S27e, whose amino-acid sequence MAGNFYSVRCGDCENEQTVFGKASSEVACAVCGTTLVRPTGGKAEIEHEIVETVESR is encoded by the coding sequence ATGGCAGGAAATTTCTACAGCGTTCGATGCGGTGACTGCGAGAACGAACAGACCGTCTTCGGGAAGGCCTCCTCGGAGGTCGCCTGCGCCGTCTGCGGGACGACGCTCGTGCGACCGACCGGTGGCAAAGCCGAGATCGAACACGAGATCGTCGAGACAGTCGAGTCACGATGA